The following proteins are co-located in the Halococcus salsus genome:
- a CDS encoding COX15/CtaA family protein: MANEPADAAAGGRWPARLLRYLVTLSLVGTVLLMGFGMYSVAIRGWMSCGEAFPMCAGSLVPMLDPGAAQSTGYTATQVYAEWFHRAVAFVTGLVMLAATALAWWRVEGYTLTTWTITLATALLPFEAYLGVVTGVPDPATTLVAIHLVVSYLVLGALAVATGITWWSRGRRSRRHTGHVH, encoded by the coding sequence ATGGCCAACGAACCCGCGGACGCCGCGGCCGGCGGGCGGTGGCCGGCCCGGCTCCTCCGCTATCTCGTGACGCTCTCGCTCGTGGGCACGGTACTGTTGATGGGCTTCGGGATGTACTCGGTGGCGATCCGGGGTTGGATGTCCTGCGGCGAGGCGTTCCCGATGTGTGCCGGCTCGCTGGTTCCCATGCTCGACCCCGGCGCGGCGCAGTCGACGGGCTACACCGCGACCCAGGTCTACGCCGAGTGGTTTCATCGTGCCGTCGCGTTCGTCACCGGCCTCGTGATGCTCGCCGCGACGGCCCTCGCGTGGTGGCGCGTCGAGGGCTACACGCTCACGACGTGGACGATCACCCTCGCAACCGCGCTCCTGCCCTTCGAGGCCTACCTCGGCGTCGTCACCGGCGTCCCAGATCCCGCGACGACCCTCGTCGCCATCCACCTCGTGGTCTCGTACCTCGTGCTCGGCGCGCTGGCCGTCGCCACGGGGATCACCTGGTGGTCGCGCGGACGGCGGTCGCGACGACACACCGGCCACGTCCACTGA
- a CDS encoding 1,4-dihydroxy-2-naphthoyl-CoA synthase — translation MVSDLFDADRWTPVEGFDFDDLTYHRATDSGTVRIAFDRPAVRNAFRPKTVDELATALDHAKRQTDVGCVLLTGNGPSPKDGGWAFCSGGDQSVRGGSGYEYDEDDESDGGSRTGRLHILEVQRAIRHLPKPVVCVVPGWAVGGGHSLHVVCDLTIASEEHAQFLQTDPDVASYDAGFGSAYLAKQIGQKKAREVFFLGKTYSAPEAAEMGMVNEAVPHEELETVALEWAETINSKSPTAMRMLKYGFNLADDGMVGQQVFAGEATRLGYMTDEAREGREAFMEGRDPDFSDVPWYY, via the coding sequence ATGGTTTCGGACCTGTTCGACGCCGACCGCTGGACGCCGGTCGAGGGATTCGACTTCGACGACCTCACGTACCACCGCGCGACCGATTCCGGTACCGTCCGGATCGCCTTCGACCGTCCCGCGGTCCGCAACGCCTTCAGACCGAAGACCGTCGACGAGCTCGCGACCGCGCTCGACCACGCCAAACGCCAGACCGACGTCGGTTGTGTGCTCCTTACCGGCAACGGCCCATCGCCGAAAGACGGCGGCTGGGCCTTCTGCTCGGGCGGTGACCAGTCCGTCCGTGGGGGGTCGGGCTACGAGTACGACGAGGACGACGAGTCGGACGGCGGGAGCCGAACCGGCCGGCTCCACATCCTCGAAGTCCAGCGCGCGATCCGCCACCTCCCGAAACCCGTCGTCTGCGTGGTGCCGGGCTGGGCGGTCGGCGGCGGTCACTCCCTCCACGTGGTCTGTGACCTCACCATCGCGAGCGAGGAGCACGCGCAGTTCCTCCAGACCGATCCGGACGTCGCGAGCTACGACGCGGGGTTCGGCTCGGCCTACCTCGCCAAGCAGATCGGCCAGAAGAAGGCGCGCGAGGTGTTCTTCCTCGGGAAGACCTACTCTGCTCCCGAGGCCGCCGAGATGGGGATGGTCAACGAGGCGGTGCCACACGAGGAGCTCGAAACAGTAGCTCTGGAGTGGGCCGAGACCATCAATTCGAAGTCGCCGACCGCGATGCGGATGCTCAAGTACGGCTTCAACCTCGCCGACGACGGCATGGTGGGCCAACAGGTCTTCGCGGGCGAGGCGACCAGGTTGGGATACATGACCGACGAGGCCCGCGAGGGCCGCGAGGCGTTCATGGAGGGCCGCGACCCCGACTTCTCCGACGTGCCGTGGTACTACTAG
- a CDS encoding CBS domain-containing protein — protein MIETLVAEVMTAPASTIEATATAAEAAERLRDRAVGSLVVVGDDGIAGIVVESDIVVLVAEHRDPGLPVSSVMTTPVVVVESGAHIAAAAERMQDHGIKRLPVVDDGDLVGVVTTTDLAYYLPRYRTEIVEN, from the coding sequence ATGATCGAAACCCTCGTTGCCGAGGTCATGACCGCACCCGCCTCGACCATCGAGGCCACGGCGACGGCTGCCGAGGCCGCCGAACGCCTCCGCGACCGTGCGGTCGGCTCGCTCGTCGTGGTCGGGGACGACGGGATAGCGGGGATCGTCGTCGAGTCCGACATCGTCGTGCTCGTCGCCGAGCACCGCGATCCGGGGCTGCCGGTCTCGTCGGTCATGACCACCCCGGTGGTGGTGGTCGAGAGCGGGGCTCACATCGCCGCGGCCGCCGAGCGGATGCAGGACCACGGGATCAAGCGACTCCCCGTGGTCGACGACGGCGACCTCGTCGGCGTGGTCACGACCACCGACCTCGCGTACTACCTCCCCCGCTACCGCACCGAGATCGTCGAGAACTGA
- a CDS encoding heavy metal translocating P-type ATPase, translated as MTECTLCGSPVGDDPATAADVDGVFCCEGCLATFQRLDETEDVSAEDLHEHGHDHHAHHEHGSDHEHSEGSETAFLSVDGMHCSTCESFIETSATETDGINDAQASYATDMVRLDYDPSTIDRGGLIDAVSKLGYHASDPDEEDEGAEERFEFGRLRLVFGGLAAMAVMMFYAAFLYPVYLGYYPESFLSGTSASLIAFVPVFFGSTIVLFGVGFPILRGAYVSLKVRQPNMDVLIAFAVLAAYVYSVFALAFLDTTHVYFDVSTMVIVVVSIGNHIEARFKRRALGDLSALTESRITEARVLTDEGHHDVALESLSPGDRVLVKPGERVPIDGTVVEGQAAIDESLVTGESVPVSKGLGEEVVGGSVVTDNAIEIEVGEEATSTFDRLVELIWNVQSSDSGATRLADRVASVFVPVVVTIATLATVGWLLTGASIGQAILIGVSVLVVSCPCSLGLATPLAIVSGVREAAERRITVLNATVLERITDTEIVAFDKTGTLTTGEMSLDGVRGDDPDELLARAAAVESRSSHPVAEAIVAADRDRGSDATARTVTDFESHARGVAATVDGERVVVGHPGFVRESGYAVPEPIDEQVRETRSDGFLATLVAWDDEAKGVLQVGDTPRADWAEVVSSIAEEGPRVVVLTGDDREIAERFSGHPDVSEVFAGVPPEAKEAVVGRLREEGTTTMVGDGTNDAPALAAADLGIAMANGTELAIDAADAVVSGDSLRPIPAFFAVARGTRRRLRTNLGWAFCYNLVAIPLAVAGLVNPLIAAAAMAVSSLVVVTNSARGMGIDPLPDDPTPDSRPSIAPAEGGSPRATDGGTREV; from the coding sequence GTGACCGAGTGTACGCTGTGCGGGTCGCCGGTCGGCGACGACCCCGCGACCGCAGCCGACGTCGACGGGGTCTTCTGCTGTGAGGGTTGTCTCGCGACCTTCCAACGGCTCGACGAGACCGAGGACGTCTCCGCCGAGGACCTCCACGAGCACGGCCACGACCATCACGCCCACCACGAACACGGGTCGGACCACGAGCACTCGGAGGGGAGCGAGACGGCCTTCCTCTCGGTCGACGGGATGCACTGTTCGACCTGCGAGTCGTTCATCGAGACCAGCGCGACCGAGACCGACGGGATCAACGACGCCCAGGCCAGCTACGCGACCGACATGGTCCGGCTGGACTACGATCCGTCGACGATCGACAGAGGGGGGCTGATCGACGCGGTCAGCAAGCTCGGCTACCACGCCAGCGACCCCGACGAGGAGGACGAGGGGGCCGAGGAGCGCTTTGAGTTCGGCCGCCTCCGTCTGGTCTTCGGCGGGCTGGCGGCGATGGCGGTGATGATGTTCTACGCCGCCTTCCTCTATCCCGTCTACCTCGGCTACTACCCCGAGAGCTTCCTCTCGGGCACCAGCGCCAGCCTGATCGCGTTCGTGCCGGTCTTCTTCGGGAGCACCATCGTGCTCTTCGGCGTCGGCTTCCCGATCCTCCGGGGGGCCTACGTCAGCCTCAAAGTCCGACAGCCGAACATGGACGTGCTGATAGCCTTCGCGGTGCTCGCGGCCTACGTCTACTCGGTGTTCGCGCTCGCGTTCCTCGACACCACCCACGTCTACTTCGACGTCTCGACGATGGTGATCGTGGTGGTGAGCATCGGCAACCACATCGAGGCCCGGTTCAAGCGCCGCGCGCTCGGCGACCTCTCGGCGCTCACCGAGTCCAGGATCACCGAGGCGCGCGTGCTCACCGACGAGGGCCACCACGACGTCGCGCTCGAATCCCTCTCGCCCGGCGACCGTGTGCTCGTCAAACCCGGCGAGCGCGTCCCGATCGACGGGACGGTCGTCGAGGGGCAGGCCGCGATCGACGAGTCGCTCGTCACCGGTGAATCCGTACCAGTCTCGAAGGGCCTCGGCGAGGAGGTCGTCGGCGGGTCGGTGGTGACCGACAACGCGATCGAGATCGAGGTCGGCGAGGAGGCCACCAGCACGTTCGACAGGCTCGTCGAACTCATCTGGAACGTCCAGAGTTCGGACTCGGGCGCGACGCGGCTCGCCGACCGCGTCGCGAGCGTCTTCGTGCCCGTGGTGGTCACGATCGCGACGCTCGCGACCGTCGGCTGGCTTTTGACCGGCGCATCCATCGGCCAGGCGATCCTGATCGGGGTCTCGGTCCTCGTGGTGTCCTGTCCGTGTTCGCTCGGGCTCGCGACCCCGCTCGCGATCGTCTCGGGCGTTCGCGAGGCCGCCGAACGCCGGATCACGGTGCTCAACGCCACCGTGCTCGAACGGATCACTGATACCGAGATCGTGGCGTTCGACAAGACCGGCACCCTCACGACGGGCGAGATGTCGCTCGACGGCGTGCGTGGCGACGACCCCGACGAACTCCTCGCGCGCGCGGCGGCGGTCGAGAGCCGGTCGAGCCACCCGGTCGCCGAGGCCATCGTGGCCGCCGACCGCGACCGTGGGAGCGATGCAACCGCTCGCACGGTCACCGACTTCGAGAGCCACGCCCGCGGCGTGGCGGCGACCGTCGACGGCGAGCGCGTCGTCGTCGGACATCCGGGCTTCGTTCGCGAGTCGGGCTACGCGGTCCCCGAGCCCATCGACGAGCAGGTCCGGGAGACGCGGTCAGACGGTTTCCTCGCGACGCTCGTCGCGTGGGACGACGAGGCGAAGGGGGTCCTTCAGGTGGGGGACACCCCGCGTGCGGACTGGGCAGAGGTGGTCTCGTCGATCGCCGAGGAAGGTCCCCGGGTGGTGGTGCTCACGGGCGACGACCGCGAGATCGCCGAGCGGTTCTCGGGCCACCCCGACGTCTCCGAGGTCTTCGCCGGCGTGCCACCGGAGGCCAAGGAGGCGGTGGTGGGTCGGCTCCGCGAGGAGGGCACGACGACGATGGTCGGCGACGGCACCAACGACGCGCCGGCGCTCGCGGCGGCGGATCTGGGGATCGCGATGGCCAACGGGACCGAACTCGCGATCGACGCCGCCGACGCCGTGGTCTCCGGCGACAGCCTCCGGCCGATCCCGGCCTTCTTCGCGGTCGCGCGCGGGACGCGCCGCCGGCTCCGGACCAACCTGGGGTGGGCGTTCTGCTACAACCTGGTCGCCATCCCGCTCGCGGTGGCCGGCCTCGTCAACCCGCTGATCGCCGCGGCCGCGATGGCGGTGAGCTCGCTGGTCGTGGTCACGAACTCCGCCCGCGGGATGGGCATCGACCCGCTCCCCGACGACCCGACCCCCGACTCGCGACCGTCGATCGCGCCCGCGGAGGGCGGCTCACCGCGGGCGACCGACGGCGGCACCCGCGAGGTCTGA